Below is a genomic region from Henckelia pumila isolate YLH828 chromosome 3, ASM3356847v2, whole genome shotgun sequence.
TTATCATATCGCCTTGGGGGGAAGAAACTAATATCTCCATTAGGTTGGACTTCCGAGACTCTAATAATAAAGCAGAATATGAGGCATTATTGCTTGGACTCAAGGCGGCGCGGAATTTGGGAATTTCCCGGGCTACTCTATACTCCGATTCCCAATTATCCATTCAGCAGAGCAATGGAAAGTTTGAAATCAAAGATGATAAGATGATGAAATATGCTAAGGCATTAGACAAAGCCAAGGAAGGATTTACCGAGCTGAACTTGGAGCTCATTCCCCGAGCTGAGAATATCAAGGACGACCATTTGGCTCGCATAGCCAGTGCCTTGTGTGACAAACCTGAGCCCATTGTTTCAGGTCAGGAGCTCGTATCTCAGTTGGAAACTCTTGATGACATGCTAGCTCAAGTACCAGAAGGGGATTGGAGATATGATATACACAAATATCTGACTACGAAAGAACTACCGAGTGATAATAAGAAAGCTAAGGAGATAAAACTAAGGGCACTTCGTTTCGTCATGATCGACCAAATTTTGTTCAAGAGATCTTTCTCTCAacctttattaaattttttgggTCCCGACAAGGCAAATTATGTATTACGGGAAATTCATGAAGGTTCTTGCGGAAGTCACCTCGGCAGTCTTGCCCTAGCTCGGAAAGCTCTTTTAGCTGGTTTCTTTTGGCCCACTATGCGAAAAGATTCATCAGTCCTGGTCAACTCATGTTATAATTGACCGAAACATGCTAACTTACAATGGAGACCTGCAGAATACATGAAGACAGTGGTGGCTGCATGTCCTTTTAATCAATGAGGAATGGATATTGTTGGGCCATTCCCCATCAGCACGGGACAAAGGAAGTTCTTGCTAGTTGCGGTTGATTATTTTTCTAAATGGGTAAAGGCCGAACCTCTAGCTAAAATTACAGAAAAATAAGTGCTCAATTTTCTTTGGAAAAATTTAGTGTGTCGTTTTGGGATCCCGCGCAGGTTGGTTTCAGACAATGGGAGATAGTTCTGTGGACTAAAGTCCGAGCATGGTGTCAAGAAATGAATATTGAGCAAATTTTCACGTCTGTAGCGTACCCACAATGGAATGGACA
It encodes:
- the LOC140889127 gene encoding uncharacterized protein, which encodes MDIVGPFPISTGQRKFLLVAVDYFSKWVGFRQWEIVLWTKVRAWCQEMNIEQIFTSVAYPQWNGQVEVTNRTIVQALKTRLDTAKGKWVEELPSVLWSYRTTA